The following coding sequences are from one Molothrus aeneus isolate 106 chromosome Z, BPBGC_Maene_1.0, whole genome shotgun sequence window:
- the SLC26A1 gene encoding sulfate anion transporter 1 — protein sequence METPLEATRMENNTSSCFLMERKTRVKINRKEIMVAKLRKTCSCTPQKLKNFLMDFFPVLRWLPKYRCKEYIWGDIMSGLVIGIILVPQAIAYSLLAGLKPIYSLYTSFFANIIYFLMGTSRHVSVGIFSLISLMVGQVVDRELLLAGFDLNDDAPPASGDGSLQNDNLSNTTAFNLTIAGINAECGKECYAIGIATALTFMAGVYQVLMGIFRLGFVSMYLSESVLDGFATGASLTILTAQVKYLIGIKIPRSQGHGMLVITWINIFRNISQANLCDVITSAICIVVLVTAKEIGDRYKHKLKFPLPTELVVIVVATLVSHYGKLNEVYASSVSGAIPTGFIPPKVPEFNLMLRVALDALPLAIVSFVFTVSLSEMFAKKYAYTIRANQEMFAVGFCNIIPSFFHSFATSAALAKTLVKTSTGCQTQISGVISAMVVLLVLLFLAPLFYSLQKCVLACIIIVSLRGALRKFRDVPARYCVNKVDTLVWVVTMSASALVSTEIGLLVGIVFSMLCIIVRTQRPRTALLGQIQDTSFYEDDLEYENLSTVPKVKIFRFEAPLYYANRNYFLKSLYRLTNLDPNLEAARRKKYEKKEKQHLKKGNHKTANGLGIGETTLQLVPKQIDFQALVVDCSSISFLDTTGVNTLKEILKDYKNLNISVLLACCNPSVIDSLKRGGYFGKDFGCMQEMLFYSIHNAVLFAKDQKLPADCSV from the exons ATGGAAACACCACTTGAGGCCACCAGAATGGAAAACAACACCTCATCCTGCTTTCTCATGGAAAGAAAGACTCGTGTCAAGATTAATAGGAAAGAAATCATGGTAGCTAAGCTGAGAAagacctgctcctgcacaccaCAGAAGCTGAAGAACTTTCTTATGGACTTCTTTCCTGTTTTGCGATGGCTTCCCAAGTACCGATGCAAAGAGTACATTTGGGGGGATATTATGTCTGGGTTAGTGATTGGGATAATTCTGGTGCCTCAAGCAATTGCATACTCACTGCTGGCAGGTCTGAAGCCTATTTATAGCCTTTACACATCTTTCTTTGCCAACATCATCTATTTCTTAATGGGCACATCCCGTCATGTCTCAGTTGGCATTTTCAGCTTGATAAGCTTAATGGTGGGACAAGTTGTGGACCGAGAACTTCTCCTGGCTGGGTTTGACTTGAATGATGATGCCCCACCAGCCTCAGGTGACGGCTCTCTGCAGAATGACAATCTGTCCAACACAACTGCCTTCAACCTTACCATTGCGGGGATAAATGCCGAGTGTGGGAAAGAGTGCTACGCTATTGGCATTGCTACAGCCTTGACATTCATGGCTGGAGTGTATCAG gTTCTAATGGGGATCTTCCGTCTAGGTTTTGTATCTATGTACCTATCTGAGTCCGTACTAGATGGCTTTGCAACTGGTGCTTCCTTAACCATTTTAACAGCTCAAGTGAAGTATCTTATTGGAATAAAAATTCCACGCAGCCAAGGGCATGGGATGCTGGTTATTACCTGGATTAACATTTTCCGGAACATTTCTCAGGCCAACCTTTGTGATGTCATCACAAGTGCAATTTGTATTGTGGTGCTGGTCACTGCTAAGGAAATTGGAGATCGGTATAAGCATAAACTGAAATTTCCTCTTCCCACGGAGCTGGTAGTTATTGTTGTGGCAACACTGGTGTCACACTATGGTAAGTTAAATGAAGTGTATGCATCCAGTGTTTCTGGAGCTATTCCAACAGGATTTATCCCTCCAAAGGTACCAGAGTTCAACTTAATGCTCAGAGTTGCTCTAGATGCTTTGCCTCTTGCCATAGTCAGCTTTGTCTTCACTGTATCCctttctgaaatgtttgcaAAGAAATATGCTTACACCATCCGAGCCAATCAAGAAATGTTTGCTGTGGGGTTCTGCaacatcattccttccttcttccactCTTTTGCAACCAGTGCAGCTTTGGCAAAAACACTCGTCAAAACATCTACAGGCTGCCAAACTCAAATCTCTGGAGTAATTAGTGCAATGGTGGttttgctggtgctgctcttcCTGGCACCCCTCTTCTACTCCTTGCAGAAGTGTGTCCTGGCTTGTATCATCATTGTGAGCCTTCGGGGAGCCCTGAGGAAATTCCGAGATGTGCCAGCACGGTACTGTGTGAATAAGGTGGACACACTTGTTTGGGTAGTTACCATGTCTGCCTCTGCCTTGGTCAGCACCGAAATAGGGCTGTTGGTTGGCATTGTTTTCTCCATGTTATGCATCATTGTTCGGACCCAGAGGCCACGGACAGCCCTGCTTGGTCAGATTCAAGACACAAGCTTTTATGAGGATGACTTAGAATATGAAAATCTCTCTACTGTTCCAAAGGTCAAAATATTTCGCTTTGAGGCCCCACTTTACTATGCAAATAGAAACTACTTCCTAAAGTCTCTGTACAGATTGACCAATTTAGATCCTAACCTAGAAGCTGCTCGGAGGAAGAAAtatgagaagaaggaaaagcagcatctgAAAAAGGGAAATCACAAAACTGCTAATGGACTGGGCATTGGAGAAACCACTCTGCAACTAGTTCCTAAGCAAATTGATTTCCAAGCCCTTGTTGTCGATTGTTCTTCCATCTCATTTTTGGACACCACTGGAGTTAATACTTTGAAGGAAATCCTGAAAGACTACAAGAATTTAAACATTTCTGTTCTCCTGGCTTGCTGCAATCCCTCAGTGATAGACTCTCTGAAAAGAGGGGGTTACTTCGGAAAGGATTTTGGATGTATGCAGGAAATGCTGTTCTACAGTATACATAATGCTGTGCTgtttgcaaaagaccaaaagcTTCCAGCAGACTGCTCAGTTTAA